The Coraliomargarita parva genome contains a region encoding:
- the uvrA gene encoding excinuclease ABC subunit UvrA, with translation MSPAQHAAHSISVKGAREHNLKNVSLDIPRDSLVVVTGVSGSGKSSLAFDTIYAEGYRKYIDSLSTKARMVLEQMPRPDVDFIEGLSPVIALEQRTGAGANPRSTVATVTEIADYARVLWSVCGVAYCPKDGGRIERRSMDDCLTRIYAEPEGSRLMILAPWMTAKPAILREELPRLQQRGFQRVRLNGEVRRLDDRDLIDSKAGEVAVEIVVDRIVLRPDQRSRLADSLELAFSEGDDRALVLLEDRERGGWREVALSNRLSCVNCGTVYDALTPRHFSWNHAEGACPECGGIGETLQFQAELVVPDPTKSVRNGAIKPWRLGSKQMIIKRNAILKQLAEQLPFDPTAPWEELPPEVREQILFGTGKRLFSFKLKGGNTKPEAMSFAGVMADLEETRRSTSSEGLKARLMAFQIGSRCNTCRGRRLRPESLSVLIEGSGLSEFLSFSLEGAHAFMRQLSGKPAYARVGDALRGLSSRLDFLNEVGLSYLTLDRRYTSLSGGEAQRVRLATQLGMSLMGVVYILDEPSIGLHPLDNRRLIQTLLALRDRGNSVLVVEHDAETMRAADHLIELGPGAGAEGGSVIYEGKPEASYESPDSRSGPFLSGRFRVEKYADTLRPKSDWLAVKEAREHNLKAVDARFPVGLLTVVCGLSGSGKSTLVNDILARAAAFKLNRAKAIPGRHGGIEGLEHFSSVVQVDQEPIGRSPRSNPATYTKLFDQLRDLFAKCSLAKIRGYKGSRFSFNVAGGRCERCKGDGVIKLDMQFMADVYSECPSCQGRRYNRETLDVRFKGYSIADVLGMSVDEALAVFAKQPRIAEKLRTLADVGLGYIKLGQPATTLSGGEAQRIKLSLELSKRQQGETLYILDEPTTGLHWLDIQKLMDLLFKLRDAGNTILIIEHDTDVIRMADWIVELGPEGGSGGGQIVYTGEVRKFLEGCETATQQVLA, from the coding sequence ATGTCACCGGCCCAGCATGCAGCTCATTCCATCTCCGTAAAGGGCGCTCGGGAACATAACCTAAAAAACGTCAGCCTGGACATTCCGCGTGACTCCCTTGTCGTGGTCACCGGGGTGAGTGGTTCGGGCAAGTCTTCGCTGGCATTCGATACGATTTATGCGGAGGGCTATCGCAAGTACATCGACAGCCTGTCGACCAAGGCGCGCATGGTGCTGGAACAAATGCCGAGGCCGGATGTGGACTTTATTGAAGGCCTCTCGCCGGTCATCGCCCTGGAGCAGCGTACTGGGGCAGGGGCGAATCCCCGCAGTACGGTGGCAACTGTGACTGAAATTGCCGACTATGCGCGTGTGCTGTGGTCTGTTTGCGGTGTGGCCTATTGTCCGAAGGACGGCGGGCGAATCGAACGGCGGTCGATGGATGATTGCCTGACCCGTATTTATGCGGAGCCGGAGGGGAGCCGCCTGATGATCCTGGCACCTTGGATGACGGCCAAGCCTGCGATCTTGCGGGAAGAGTTACCCCGTTTGCAACAACGCGGCTTCCAGCGCGTGCGCCTCAACGGTGAGGTCCGGCGGCTCGACGACCGGGACCTGATTGACTCGAAGGCGGGCGAAGTGGCGGTCGAGATCGTGGTTGACCGGATCGTACTACGCCCGGACCAGCGCAGCCGTCTGGCGGACTCCCTCGAACTGGCGTTCAGTGAGGGAGATGACCGGGCCCTGGTGCTGCTGGAAGACCGGGAGCGGGGTGGATGGCGCGAAGTCGCCCTCAGCAACCGGCTCTCCTGTGTCAACTGCGGTACGGTATACGATGCACTCACCCCACGCCACTTTTCCTGGAACCACGCGGAAGGTGCCTGTCCGGAATGCGGGGGGATCGGGGAAACCCTGCAGTTTCAAGCGGAGTTGGTGGTGCCGGATCCGACCAAGTCGGTGCGCAACGGGGCGATCAAGCCCTGGCGTCTCGGTTCGAAGCAGATGATCATCAAGCGCAATGCGATTCTGAAGCAACTGGCGGAACAATTACCCTTTGATCCGACCGCACCATGGGAGGAATTGCCGCCCGAGGTGCGGGAGCAGATCCTCTTCGGGACCGGCAAGCGTCTGTTCAGTTTCAAGTTAAAGGGCGGCAACACCAAGCCGGAAGCGATGTCCTTCGCCGGGGTTATGGCCGATTTGGAAGAAACACGCCGGAGCACCAGCAGTGAGGGGCTGAAGGCCAGACTGATGGCCTTTCAGATCGGCAGCCGATGCAATACCTGCCGGGGCCGGCGCTTGCGGCCGGAGAGCCTGAGCGTCCTGATCGAAGGTTCCGGTTTGTCGGAATTCCTGTCCTTCTCGCTCGAGGGGGCGCATGCGTTCATGCGTCAATTATCAGGGAAGCCGGCCTACGCCAGAGTGGGAGATGCCTTGCGAGGTCTGTCGTCCAGACTGGATTTCCTGAACGAAGTGGGGCTCAGTTATCTCACGCTGGATCGTCGCTACACGTCACTCAGCGGAGGCGAAGCCCAGCGTGTGCGTCTGGCCACCCAGTTGGGCATGTCCCTGATGGGCGTTGTTTATATCCTCGATGAGCCGAGTATCGGCCTGCATCCCTTGGATAACCGGCGTTTGATCCAGACACTACTGGCGCTGCGCGACCGGGGCAATTCGGTGCTGGTGGTCGAACATGATGCCGAGACCATGCGGGCCGCCGACCATTTGATCGAACTGGGTCCGGGCGCGGGGGCCGAGGGCGGCTCTGTGATCTATGAGGGCAAGCCGGAAGCGTCCTATGAGTCGCCGGACAGTCGGTCGGGACCATTCTTAAGTGGCCGCTTCCGGGTCGAGAAGTATGCCGACACCTTGCGTCCGAAATCGGACTGGCTGGCGGTGAAGGAGGCCCGTGAACATAACTTGAAAGCAGTGGACGCCCGCTTTCCCGTCGGCTTGTTGACGGTTGTCTGCGGTCTTTCCGGTTCGGGCAAGAGTACCTTGGTCAACGATATCCTGGCCCGGGCGGCCGCCTTCAAGTTGAACCGGGCGAAGGCCATCCCGGGGCGGCATGGTGGTATTGAGGGCTTGGAGCACTTCAGTTCCGTGGTTCAGGTCGACCAGGAACCGATCGGTCGCAGCCCGCGTTCGAATCCAGCGACCTATACGAAGCTCTTTGACCAATTGCGCGACCTTTTTGCCAAGTGCTCTCTCGCCAAGATTCGGGGCTACAAGGGTAGCCGTTTCAGTTTCAATGTCGCCGGTGGGCGCTGCGAGCGCTGCAAGGGGGACGGCGTGATCAAGCTGGACATGCAGTTTATGGCGGATGTTTACAGTGAGTGTCCCAGTTGTCAGGGGCGGCGTTACAACCGGGAAACGCTGGATGTGAGGTTCAAAGGCTATAGCATCGCCGATGTGCTTGGTATGAGTGTGGATGAGGCCTTGGCCGTCTTTGCCAAACAACCGCGTATTGCGGAAAAGTTGCGAACGCTGGCCGATGTGGGACTGGGCTATATCAAGCTGGGGCAGCCGGCGACCACGCTCTCCGGGGGAGAAGCCCAGCGCATCAAGCTCTCTCTCGAACTGAGCAAGCGGCAGCAGGGGGAAACCCTGTATATCCTGGATGAACCGACAACGGGGCTGCACTGGCTGGACATTCAGAAACTGATGGATCTTCTGTTCAAACTGCGGGATGCCGGCAATACCATCTTAATCATCGAACATGATACGGATGTGATCCGGATGGCCGATTGGATCGTCGAGCTAGGCCCGGAAGGTGGCTCTGGCGGCGGGCAGATTGTCTATACCGGAGAGGTTCGCAAGTTCCTGGAGGGCTGCGAAACTGCCACTCAGCAAGTGCTTGCCTGA